The following coding sequences are from one Ornithodoros turicata isolate Travis chromosome 1, ASM3712646v1, whole genome shotgun sequence window:
- the LOC135382079 gene encoding uncharacterized protein LOC135382079, whose product MTAPQPNPTGLIGQESLPPATPSPGLNAVSLFWPADPILWFANIEAQFILRGVTTQLTKFYHVVGALGPNEAAEVRDIITVPPADHPYDALKTALTRRTTASEQERLRQLLTAEVLGDRRPSQLLRRMQQLLGDRASALDDSILRELFLQRLPNTVRMILTTSTAVSLEALAEMADKIMDIAPPTISAVSSQPHAVSPLSATPTMSDFQILRDEVARLTDMVSTLRFNRRSTTPRHRSPRRSSRRRSPSNRSPSPNPGECWYHQTFGASARNCQPPCTYPGNGAVSN is encoded by the coding sequence ATGACCGCTCCGCAGCCCAACCCTACAGGACTTATCGGGCAGGAATCCCTGCCACCGGCAACACCATCGCCAGGCCTTAACGCAGTTTCCTTGTTCTGGCCCGCCGACCCCATTCTTTGGTTCGCTAACATCGAGGCGCAATTCATACTCCGAGGTGTTACCACCCAGCTAACCAAATTTTACCACGTTGTCGGCGCCCTCGGACCTAATGAAGCAGCAGAGGTGCGTGACATTATCACCGTGCCTCCTGCAGACCACCCGTACGACGCCCTCAAGACAGCTCTGACCCGGCGCACCACCGCGTCTGAACAGGAGCGCCTGAGGCAACTCCTCACCGCTGAAGTCCTCGGTGACAGAAGGCCGTCCCAGCTGCTCcgacgaatgcaacaactcttGGGCGACCGCGCATCAGCACTGGACGATTCCATCTTGCGCGAGCTATTTTTGCAGCGGCTCCCGAACACTGTGCGCATGATTCTAACGACCTCCACCGCAGTCTCCCTCGAAGCCTTGGCCGAGATGGCTGATAAGATAATGGACATCGCACCGCCAACCATTTCTGCGGTATCATCGCAACCCCACGCGGTTTCCCCACTTTCGGCCACTCCCACGATGTCAGACTTCCAGATCCTTCGTGACGAGGTCGCGCGGCTGACCGACATGGTTTCGACTTTACGTTTCAACCGCCGCTCCACAACACCCAGGCATCGTAGTCCTCGTCGAAGCAGTCGGCGCCGTAGCCCCTCCAACCGCTCACCGTCCCCCAACCCAGGCGAGTGCTGGTACCACCAGACTTTCGGAGCCAGTGCACGCAACTGCCAGCCTCCCTGCACCTACCCGGGAAACGGAGCAGTCAGCAACTGA